One stretch of Schlesneria sp. DSM 10557 DNA includes these proteins:
- a CDS encoding DHA2 family efflux MFS transporter permease subunit — translation MSTVALSSPAVSRPAINPWVVAVAVVIPTFMEVLDTTIANVALRYIAGGLSAAVTDSEWVITSYLAANAIVLPISGWLSQHLGRRNYFLMSIAVFTIASGLCGIATNLEQLICFRILQGLAGGGLQPSSQGVLLDAFPREKQGAAMTMFGVAALLAPVIGPTLGGYLTVNYDWRWIFYINLPVGALAFVMCYFLVDDPEYIKQERASLRSKPFSFDYMGLGLLTILMLSWEILLSKGQEWDWLGDPFGRVQTLVVLFVFSLAYLIYHEMRIEQPVINFRPLAERNFAACCLIIFCAYAVLYGASTSLPGLLQSLFGYDAFVSGLIMSPSGVASIMMMMIVGTMLGRGVDARWLIAGGLVVMSIGCYQMAMMNLDASPWRLIWPRIWTITGLSMIFAPINVAAYMYVPRHLRGAAVGLFALLRNEGGSVGTSLAQTIQIRRDQFHTARTGEFLDPLNPSFNEFFHQTNSLFVQQTGDAAGAQQMTLQALSELRHQQSASLAYFDDFWLFAILALSLLLVIPLMKRAVAEKGTHIAAE, via the coding sequence GTGAGTACGGTCGCACTCTCCTCGCCTGCTGTCAGCCGTCCGGCCATCAATCCCTGGGTCGTTGCTGTTGCTGTGGTCATCCCCACTTTCATGGAGGTACTTGATACGACGATTGCGAACGTGGCCTTACGCTACATCGCAGGAGGGCTATCGGCCGCAGTGACAGATAGCGAATGGGTCATCACCAGTTACCTTGCCGCCAACGCGATTGTGCTTCCGATCTCCGGATGGTTGTCGCAACACCTTGGCCGACGCAACTACTTTCTGATGTCGATTGCTGTCTTCACGATTGCATCCGGACTCTGTGGAATCGCGACGAACCTGGAACAGCTCATCTGTTTTCGCATTCTTCAAGGTCTTGCGGGAGGAGGCCTTCAGCCCTCCAGTCAGGGGGTCCTGCTCGACGCATTCCCCCGGGAGAAACAGGGGGCAGCGATGACGATGTTTGGTGTGGCTGCTCTGCTCGCTCCTGTAATCGGTCCGACTCTGGGGGGCTATCTGACGGTCAATTACGACTGGCGCTGGATTTTCTACATCAACCTGCCCGTCGGAGCACTGGCTTTCGTGATGTGCTACTTTCTGGTGGACGATCCTGAATACATCAAGCAGGAAAGGGCATCGCTTAGAAGCAAGCCATTTTCGTTCGACTACATGGGACTGGGGCTGCTGACGATTCTGATGTTGTCCTGGGAAATTCTGCTCAGCAAAGGTCAGGAATGGGACTGGCTGGGTGACCCGTTCGGACGCGTTCAGACACTGGTTGTGCTGTTCGTTTTCTCGCTGGCTTACCTGATTTATCATGAAATGAGAATTGAACAGCCGGTGATCAACTTTCGCCCGCTCGCAGAACGAAACTTTGCGGCTTGTTGTCTGATCATCTTTTGTGCTTACGCCGTGCTCTACGGAGCGAGCACTTCCCTGCCTGGGTTGCTTCAGTCTCTGTTCGGTTATGACGCGTTCGTTTCGGGTCTCATCATGTCACCTTCGGGTGTTGCTTCGATCATGATGATGATGATCGTCGGAACGATGCTGGGACGTGGCGTGGATGCCCGCTGGCTGATTGCAGGGGGATTGGTCGTGATGTCGATTGGCTGTTATCAGATGGCCATGATGAATCTGGACGCAAGTCCCTGGCGGTTGATCTGGCCCCGCATCTGGACAATCACGGGTTTGTCGATGATTTTCGCTCCCATCAATGTGGCGGCCTACATGTATGTACCGCGACATCTTCGCGGAGCCGCGGTCGGCTTGTTTGCACTGCTCCGGAACGAAGGAGGCAGCGTGGGGACGTCGCTGGCACAGACAATCCAGATTCGACGGGACCAGTTTCACACGGCACGTACGGGGGAATTCCTCGACCCGCTCAACCCGAGTTTCAATGAGTTTTTTCATCAGACCAACTCACTGTTCGTTCAGCAGACCGGGGACGCTGCCGGAGCCCAACAGATGACCCTGCAGGCTCTCTCAGAGCTTCGTCACCAGCAATCCGCGTCACTGGCGTACTTCGACGATTTCTGGCTGTTTGCCATCCTGGCTTTATCGCTGCTGCTGGTGATCCCACTGATGAAACGAGCGGTGGCTGAGAAAGGGACTCACATCGCAGCTGAGTAA
- a CDS encoding efflux RND transporter periplasmic adaptor subunit has translation MSTSTPVPTAPTPPESPAAMVNPPPQRVSQTEQPVTSEQSVVNATAPVTTVTNKSSRLRTWFSRLAILMGIAVLGYLAKPRIELALNTVSTDDAYVNGHVTFVTPRVAGQVNRVLVDDNYRVKKGDLLVQLDPEPYQIQVNIRKAAVEVAESDLAVAMAQVKGRVGQIRSYRFSLDHTMENVQNQIAQLRANVDQLKAEQADLELAEKDYNRNKPLAEKGTIAAQNLDTYKAHVDIARNRVANARDLVQQTRVGLGLPINHENPLDVPGGLDQNFSLVRQALGSLVQEAAQFGYTPSSWTLSPKQMIDEFLRQDPEGNLDHIFSKLITEAPAIKQAEAKLEQARRDLDKAELDLRYCNVVSEIDGVVARRNVNPGNNVQAGQSLLTVRSLDEIWIDANFKETQLADLRIGQRVKCEVDMYGKRNEFTGRITGFTMGTGQTLALLPPQNATGNFVKIVQRLPVRIELTDYNPEKLPLFTGLSVVPYVYFKEPATGPNAGKFLQPRTELPPAESMASAESQTFSVAK, from the coding sequence ATGTCTACATCTACGCCTGTTCCCACTGCTCCCACACCACCTGAATCACCTGCGGCAATGGTCAATCCTCCTCCGCAGCGGGTTTCGCAGACTGAGCAGCCTGTCACATCAGAGCAGAGTGTTGTTAATGCGACAGCGCCGGTGACGACAGTAACGAATAAGAGCAGTCGTTTGCGGACCTGGTTCTCGCGCCTTGCGATCCTGATGGGAATTGCTGTTCTCGGTTACCTGGCAAAGCCTCGCATTGAGCTCGCGCTGAATACCGTTTCGACGGACGACGCTTACGTAAACGGGCATGTCACTTTCGTGACGCCGCGGGTTGCCGGGCAGGTCAATCGCGTTCTGGTCGATGACAACTACCGTGTCAAGAAAGGTGACCTGCTGGTTCAGCTTGATCCCGAACCCTACCAGATTCAGGTCAACATCCGGAAAGCGGCCGTTGAGGTCGCGGAGTCCGACCTGGCGGTCGCGATGGCACAAGTGAAAGGGCGCGTCGGACAGATCCGCTCTTACCGCTTCAGCCTCGATCACACGATGGAGAATGTTCAGAACCAGATCGCACAGCTTCGAGCAAACGTAGACCAGTTGAAGGCAGAGCAGGCCGATCTCGAGCTGGCGGAAAAGGACTACAATCGGAACAAACCTCTGGCTGAGAAAGGGACGATCGCAGCCCAGAATCTCGACACATACAAGGCCCATGTCGACATCGCCCGGAACCGGGTTGCGAACGCACGGGACCTTGTCCAGCAGACTCGTGTCGGCTTGGGGCTTCCGATCAATCATGAAAACCCACTCGACGTGCCCGGAGGACTCGATCAGAACTTCTCGCTGGTACGCCAGGCCCTCGGTTCCCTGGTGCAGGAGGCCGCTCAGTTTGGTTATACCCCTTCATCGTGGACACTTTCGCCCAAACAAATGATCGATGAATTCCTGAGACAAGATCCGGAGGGGAATCTCGACCACATCTTCAGCAAGCTGATTACTGAAGCACCTGCGATAAAACAGGCGGAAGCAAAACTGGAACAGGCTCGCCGCGATCTGGATAAGGCGGAACTGGACCTGCGTTACTGCAACGTGGTCAGTGAGATCGATGGCGTGGTCGCTCGTCGAAATGTGAATCCCGGAAACAACGTTCAGGCTGGCCAGAGTCTGCTGACGGTTCGTTCTCTTGATGAGATCTGGATTGACGCCAATTTCAAGGAAACGCAACTGGCTGATCTGCGAATCGGTCAACGGGTCAAATGTGAAGTCGACATGTATGGCAAACGGAATGAATTTACAGGACGGATCACGGGCTTCACGATGGGGACCGGGCAGACACTGGCACTGCTCCCTCCACAAAATGCCACGGGCAACTTCGTGAAGATCGTCCAACGATTACCCGTTCGCATCGAATTGACGGATTACAACCCCGAAAAGCTGCCGCTGTTCACCGGGTTGTCCGTCGTCCCTTACGTCTATTTCAAGGAACCTGCGACAGGACCCAATGCCGGGAAGTTCTTGCAACCTCGAACAGAACTGCCGCCAGCAGAATCCATGGCATCTGCTGAGTCTCAGACGTTCTCGGTTGCCAAATAA
- a CDS encoding cupin domain-containing protein produces MSGFDRREFMSGAALFAAAATGALMGRKEAAAGDTSFMNNVPDPAVSGKELPSFKFALEKTKGKVIGKSSGKEATVEEFPISKGIAGVSMTLEPGAMRELHWHATAAEWAYVNKGRVRTTVVTPGGASETNDFEEGDVWFFPRGHGHVLECLGNEPCHFILIFDNGYFSEFGTFSISDWIAHTPPRLLGKNFGVPASTFANFPKDEVYFARGAVPPAHAQTPLGGKNPAPLTHKWQLLKNDPKIDNNGGRLWLVDSTKFPISTTMTGAVLELEPGGLRELHWHPTADEWQYVLEGNVSITMFGSHGRFRTEELEKGDVGYIPQGYGHSIENLGNKPCRVLIGFNSGIYEDIDLTSWFGANSVDVLSTNFSQPASLFDRFPRSDVFITR; encoded by the coding sequence ATGTCTGGATTCGATCGCCGTGAGTTCATGAGTGGTGCCGCCTTATTTGCGGCTGCAGCAACCGGTGCATTGATGGGTCGCAAAGAGGCTGCGGCAGGGGATACCAGCTTCATGAATAACGTTCCTGATCCCGCCGTGTCCGGAAAAGAGCTCCCCTCATTCAAGTTCGCATTGGAAAAAACAAAAGGCAAGGTGATTGGAAAGAGCAGTGGCAAAGAGGCAACCGTCGAAGAATTCCCCATTTCCAAGGGAATTGCGGGTGTCTCAATGACACTGGAACCGGGTGCAATGCGCGAGTTGCACTGGCATGCAACTGCAGCCGAATGGGCCTATGTGAATAAGGGACGCGTTAGAACAACCGTGGTGACTCCAGGCGGGGCCTCTGAGACGAATGACTTCGAGGAAGGTGATGTCTGGTTCTTTCCTCGGGGTCATGGCCACGTCCTCGAGTGTCTTGGAAACGAACCTTGTCACTTCATCTTGATTTTTGACAACGGCTATTTTTCCGAGTTTGGAACATTCAGCATCTCGGACTGGATAGCTCACACGCCCCCGCGACTGCTGGGGAAGAATTTTGGGGTCCCTGCCTCGACGTTCGCGAACTTCCCTAAGGATGAGGTCTACTTCGCCAGAGGGGCCGTTCCGCCCGCGCATGCTCAGACGCCACTCGGAGGGAAGAATCCTGCTCCTCTGACGCACAAGTGGCAACTCCTGAAGAACGATCCCAAGATCGATAATAATGGCGGTCGACTGTGGTTAGTCGACTCGACCAAGTTCCCCATCTCAACGACGATGACTGGGGCGGTGCTGGAACTGGAACCCGGGGGCTTGAGGGAACTGCACTGGCATCCGACTGCCGATGAATGGCAGTACGTTCTGGAAGGAAACGTCAGCATCACGATGTTCGGGTCGCACGGCCGGTTCCGGACCGAAGAGCTGGAAAAAGGTGACGTGGGCTACATTCCCCAGGGATATGGCCACTCGATCGAGAATTTGGGCAATAAGCCATGTCGAGTTCTGATCGGATTCAATTCCGGAATCTACGAAGATATCGACCTGACGAGCTGGTTCGGTGCGAACTCGGTTGACGTACTGTCGACGAATTTCAGCCAGCCCGCTTCTCTCTTCGACCGGTTTCCTCGCAGTGACGTCTTTATCACCAGATAA
- a CDS encoding sigma-54-dependent transcriptional regulator, whose protein sequence is MARLLLIDDDTTLIPMQVRHAFPPEKFDLHIAHTGAEGLDLLKRVNPDVVLLDLRLPDQSGLEVYLQIREIDRRIPVIFATMTKGADDAIEAMKLGAYDYLFKPLDVVQLKDIVGEAMEVSRRMREPAVVAADVAADSDIEGSIVGNCPEMRNVYKAIGRVTAQDVPVLITGESGTGKELVARAIYQHGLRADAPFLVLNCAAIPEQLLESELFGHEKGAFTGADRRRIGKFEQVNGGTLFLDEIGDMPLPLQAKLLRVLQEQQFERVGGNETIQTNVRIIAATHRDLKNWSGDGRYRSDLYYRLSVFTIHLPPLRERADDIELLVKFFLRRMNRELGREVTAISPEAMEILKTYPWPGNIREFQSVLKQALLNSVGHVLMPSFLPGLSEVKTDLPAPSTVSLNAGPDFDGFIRERLTPDATDLYAETHRQLDLLLLTRTLEFTGGNQHSAARVLGISRQTLRMRLRELGIQVNSTVEIDPAASGQSTVGDN, encoded by the coding sequence ATGGCCCGATTATTATTAATCGACGATGATACGACCCTGATACCGATGCAGGTCCGGCACGCGTTCCCTCCCGAAAAATTTGATCTGCATATTGCGCACACCGGGGCGGAAGGGCTCGACCTTCTCAAGAGGGTGAATCCTGATGTGGTCCTGCTCGATCTGCGGCTGCCCGATCAGTCGGGGCTGGAGGTCTACCTCCAAATTCGCGAAATCGATCGGCGGATTCCGGTGATTTTCGCCACAATGACTAAAGGGGCAGATGACGCAATCGAAGCGATGAAACTTGGCGCGTACGACTATCTCTTCAAGCCACTCGATGTCGTGCAACTCAAAGACATTGTCGGTGAAGCCATGGAAGTTTCGCGCCGCATGCGCGAGCCAGCCGTTGTCGCCGCCGATGTCGCTGCTGACTCCGACATTGAAGGATCGATTGTCGGGAACTGCCCCGAGATGCGAAATGTCTACAAAGCCATCGGCCGGGTGACCGCCCAGGACGTTCCCGTCCTGATCACGGGTGAGAGCGGCACCGGCAAAGAATTAGTGGCGCGGGCCATCTATCAGCATGGATTGCGCGCGGACGCTCCGTTTCTAGTTCTGAACTGCGCCGCAATTCCCGAGCAACTGCTCGAGAGCGAGCTGTTCGGGCACGAAAAAGGGGCCTTCACAGGTGCCGATCGCCGACGCATTGGCAAGTTCGAACAGGTGAACGGCGGAACGCTTTTCCTCGACGAAATCGGGGATATGCCCCTGCCATTGCAGGCCAAGCTGTTGCGGGTGCTGCAAGAGCAGCAGTTTGAGCGTGTCGGTGGGAACGAGACGATCCAGACAAACGTTCGCATCATTGCCGCGACGCACCGAGATTTGAAAAACTGGTCGGGTGACGGTCGGTATCGATCCGACCTGTACTACCGATTGAGCGTGTTCACGATTCATCTTCCTCCATTGCGAGAGAGAGCTGACGATATTGAGCTGCTCGTCAAATTTTTCTTGCGGAGGATGAACCGCGAACTGGGACGAGAGGTGACGGCCATCTCGCCGGAAGCGATGGAAATCCTGAAGACTTATCCGTGGCCAGGTAACATCCGTGAGTTTCAGAGCGTCTTAAAGCAGGCGCTTCTTAACTCTGTGGGGCATGTGCTGATGCCCTCGTTTCTTCCGGGGCTGAGCGAAGTCAAAACGGATCTCCCCGCTCCGAGCACCGTATCACTCAATGCGGGTCCGGATTTTGACGGCTTCATCCGCGAGAGACTGACACCCGACGCGACCGATCTCTATGCCGAGACCCACCGGCAGCTCGATCTGTTGCTTCTCACGAGAACTCTGGAGTTCACGGGGGGGAATCAGCATTCGGCAGCGAGAGTTTTGGGGATCTCACGACAGACACTGCGCATGCGACTTCGCGAGCTCGGGATTCAGGTGAATTCCACCGTCGAGATCGATCCGGCAGCGTCAGGTCAGTCGACCGTAGGTGACAATTGA
- a CDS encoding PAS domain S-box protein has protein sequence MGSQFLRGAKGHSDSSGGSELDQETEQLRRRKLWAYVIALPGIFLAVLIRWQWISVLGERGLYSTLFPALMIAAYLGGFWPGIVATIVGAIATNYFIVNQLAEVELKSVGDSVAMLLFLTTGLVISLLSESLHRARRRIIQDERRRAAVSLEQTHKRFSHLLENSSDIMTLFSTDGTILYQTPSVTRVLGHLPDDRIGKNVFRDPIVHPEDLEAKRAFFQQMIERPRTPVIAEFRLRHREGQWRNIEAIGQNLSDEPGIEGLIVNYRDVTERKIADQAIRDREERWRSLVQLLPQLIWTTDGCGQSEYFSPQVGRYTGLSDEKLLEGEWLKTVHPDDLPTVVDRWNSAIGNLSPYDLEHRIRRRDGGYGWFKVRAVPVRNNAGVVDQWIASCTDITEFKELESELRRLNQRLELAVRGSNTAIWEVDVRNDRLDFENGSYINVWEQLGFHSSELREGRSSPMELVHTDDRPRVEQALQSFVCRDHEEFESEHRSRHRSGNYRWMLIRGIMIRDEVRHVKRFTGTSIDVSNLKETEQALREAKDAAESANRSKDEFLANVSHEIRTPMNAILGMTELVLESSLTESQRRLLQTVKSAGDNLLGILNDLLDFSKIEAGKLHLDATSFSLRQSIGDVVRLLATRAHSQGLEFVCDVDDGVPDHIIGDAGRLRQVLLNLIGNAIKFTPAGEVVVNITSNEAPPAQGKVRIEFFIRDTGIGISASKLEAIFRPFEQEDTSTTRKYGGTGLGLAITTFLVHEMGGSVSVDSEPSRGSTFRFDACFDLSDEVATADDVSPAEIEGRRVLVVDDNETNRIILENWLKRWRLDPCCVADGTSALQNLTSAAESERPFELVVLDRRMPVVDGVEVVRQIRNTAAIAHLPVILLTSGDPEESEHESNPVHVQARLTKPCQQPDLLHAIQGAFCQSTPPPSEPPSPNAPTLEPVTALNILVAEDNQFNAMLLEQLLLRNGHSVTIVPDGRQALDTALRENFSILLLDIHMPELDGFQVARAIREHEQLSRDRLPILALTARLTPQIQDQCLAAGMEGMISKPMKADDLWAALKAHARIPANASASEANQVLPAETPVCFDDQPPSSHIPHRPGTFDVSTQPHGRPFNVNLIDSAMILSVCGGSQEMLSALVQSFLENCPQQMEQIKREMAAGNLLALREAAHRLAGTLRAFSRIAGDEAISLEEAAEGGDQKASQVRVHTLGELLEQLKDQVTPLTIEALNAGS, from the coding sequence ATGGGCAGCCAATTTCTTCGCGGGGCTAAGGGTCATTCTGATTCGTCGGGCGGAAGCGAACTCGACCAAGAGACCGAGCAGCTTCGCAGGCGCAAACTTTGGGCTTACGTCATCGCGCTGCCCGGAATTTTTCTTGCAGTGCTGATTCGCTGGCAGTGGATTTCGGTACTTGGTGAGCGGGGACTGTACAGCACTCTGTTTCCCGCCTTGATGATCGCGGCCTACCTGGGGGGATTCTGGCCAGGGATCGTCGCCACGATCGTCGGAGCGATAGCGACGAATTATTTTATCGTCAATCAGCTTGCGGAGGTCGAACTGAAATCGGTCGGTGACTCCGTCGCGATGCTGCTATTCCTGACCACAGGACTCGTTATCAGTCTGCTGAGCGAATCTTTACACCGGGCAAGACGGAGAATCATCCAGGATGAGCGTCGTCGTGCTGCGGTATCGCTTGAGCAGACTCACAAGCGATTCTCGCACCTGCTCGAAAACTCATCCGATATTATGACCCTGTTCTCGACTGACGGTACCATCCTTTATCAGACACCCTCAGTGACTCGGGTTCTCGGTCACCTGCCCGATGACCGAATCGGAAAAAACGTATTCCGCGATCCCATCGTTCATCCCGAGGATCTCGAGGCCAAGCGAGCCTTCTTTCAACAGATGATCGAGCGTCCCAGAACTCCCGTCATTGCCGAATTCCGGTTGCGTCATCGCGAGGGACAGTGGAGAAACATCGAAGCCATCGGCCAGAACCTCTCGGATGAACCGGGGATCGAAGGCCTGATCGTGAACTATCGCGATGTCACGGAACGGAAAATTGCCGATCAGGCGATCCGGGATCGCGAAGAGCGATGGCGCAGTCTCGTTCAACTTTTGCCGCAACTGATCTGGACCACAGACGGCTGCGGACAGAGCGAATACTTCAGTCCTCAGGTCGGAAGGTACACAGGGCTCTCTGACGAAAAATTGCTGGAAGGCGAATGGCTGAAGACAGTTCACCCCGACGATCTTCCCACTGTCGTCGATCGCTGGAACTCCGCAATTGGGAATCTGTCCCCATACGACCTTGAGCATCGCATTCGTAGAAGGGATGGGGGCTATGGCTGGTTTAAAGTGCGAGCAGTACCCGTCCGAAATAATGCGGGAGTGGTCGATCAGTGGATCGCGTCCTGCACCGACATCACGGAATTCAAGGAGCTTGAATCCGAACTGCGCCGGCTGAATCAGAGACTGGAATTGGCCGTTCGTGGCTCGAACACGGCAATCTGGGAAGTGGACGTCAGGAATGATCGACTCGACTTCGAGAACGGCAGTTACATTAACGTCTGGGAACAGTTGGGCTTCCATTCATCCGAGTTACGGGAAGGTCGGTCATCCCCGATGGAACTCGTCCACACCGATGACAGGCCGCGAGTGGAACAGGCTTTGCAATCGTTCGTCTGCAGGGACCATGAAGAATTTGAGTCTGAACATCGGTCCCGGCATCGAAGCGGAAACTACCGCTGGATGCTGATCCGCGGCATTATGATTCGAGATGAGGTCCGGCACGTGAAGCGTTTCACTGGCACGAGTATTGACGTCTCGAACCTGAAGGAAACAGAACAGGCGCTGCGCGAAGCGAAGGATGCCGCCGAATCAGCAAATCGTTCCAAAGACGAATTTCTGGCAAATGTCAGTCATGAGATTCGTACCCCGATGAATGCCATTCTGGGAATGACGGAACTCGTCCTGGAATCCTCCCTGACCGAGTCACAGCGCCGCCTTTTACAGACGGTCAAATCCGCCGGCGATAATCTGCTCGGCATCCTCAATGACCTGCTTGACTTTTCCAAGATCGAAGCTGGCAAGCTGCATCTCGACGCGACCTCATTCTCGTTACGGCAATCAATTGGCGATGTCGTCCGCTTGCTGGCGACCCGGGCACATTCTCAGGGGCTTGAATTCGTTTGTGATGTCGATGACGGAGTTCCGGACCACATCATTGGTGACGCAGGGCGGCTTCGTCAGGTCCTGCTGAATTTGATCGGGAATGCGATCAAGTTCACTCCCGCTGGTGAAGTCGTGGTGAATATTACCAGTAATGAGGCTCCCCCCGCGCAGGGGAAGGTCCGAATCGAATTCTTCATCCGAGATACCGGCATTGGAATCTCGGCGTCAAAGCTCGAGGCCATCTTCCGCCCTTTCGAACAGGAAGACACTTCCACCACCCGCAAGTATGGCGGAACAGGTCTGGGACTCGCGATCACCACTTTTCTCGTGCACGAAATGGGAGGATCGGTCTCAGTCGACTCCGAACCGAGCCGAGGAAGTACTTTCCGCTTTGATGCTTGTTTCGATCTGTCAGACGAAGTGGCAACTGCGGACGACGTCTCGCCCGCAGAGATCGAAGGCCGACGAGTCCTTGTCGTCGACGATAACGAAACAAACCGAATTATTCTGGAAAATTGGCTGAAACGCTGGCGGCTCGATCCCTGTTGTGTGGCTGACGGAACATCGGCTCTTCAAAACCTGACCAGTGCCGCTGAATCGGAACGGCCATTCGAACTCGTGGTGCTCGATCGTCGCATGCCAGTCGTAGACGGTGTCGAAGTCGTTCGCCAGATTCGGAACACTGCCGCGATCGCACATCTTCCCGTCATCCTGCTGACCTCAGGAGACCCCGAAGAAAGTGAGCATGAGTCGAACCCCGTCCATGTCCAGGCACGACTCACAAAACCCTGCCAGCAGCCTGACCTGCTTCATGCGATCCAAGGGGCGTTTTGTCAGAGCACTCCACCCCCATCGGAACCACCCTCACCGAATGCACCTACCTTGGAACCGGTAACGGCATTGAACATCCTCGTCGCCGAGGATAATCAATTCAACGCGATGCTTCTCGAACAACTCCTCCTGAGAAATGGACACTCGGTGACGATCGTCCCCGACGGACGACAGGCACTGGACACCGCGCTAAGAGAGAATTTCTCGATACTACTGCTGGACATTCATATGCCGGAGCTGGATGGCTTCCAGGTCGCCCGGGCCATTCGGGAACACGAGCAGCTGTCCCGAGACCGCCTGCCTATCCTCGCACTCACCGCCCGCTTGACACCACAAATCCAGGACCAGTGCCTGGCCGCTGGGATGGAAGGCATGATTTCGAAACCCATGAAGGCTGACGATCTCTGGGCAGCCCTCAAAGCCCACGCGCGAATCCCAGCAAATGCTTCGGCGTCAGAGGCCAACCAGGTGCTTCCGGCGGAAACGCCAGTCTGTTTTGATGATCAACCGCCGTCGAGTCACATCCCTCACAGACCGGGTACATTCGACGTGTCAACTCAGCCCCACGGTCGCCCGTTCAACGTAAATCTGATTGACTCGGCCATGATTCTGTCAGTCTGTGGTGGAAGCCAGGAGATGCTCTCGGCACTGGTGCAGTCATTCCTGGAGAACTGCCCGCAACAGATGGAGCAGATCAAACGAGAAATGGCGGCGGGAAACTTGCTCGCTTTGCGCGAGGCCGCGCACCGACTCGCTGGCACGCTTCGTGCCTTCTCGCGTATCGCGGGCGACGAAGCAATTTCCCTTGAAGAAGCTGCGGAAGGGGGGGATCAGAAGGCTTCGCAAGTACGGGTCCACACGCTCGGGGAACTCTTGGAACAGCTTAAAGACCAGGTGACCCCTCTGACAATAGAGGCATTAAACGCGGGAAGTTGA
- a CDS encoding cytochrome-c peroxidase, translating to MFRHLRPIRVVCGIAVLVWGLSDWIARILPAQETVSARETMNEASKVFAPLPKSDSNRLEGVAAEQVALGQKLFFDPRISSDGVRSCMICHQPALYGTDGLPVSRGAENKPFVRNAPTVLNSALQFRIHWDGRFPSVEEQAGAALLGPGFHNPSDEVVISRLDAIPGYIDLFRNAFPDDKSPVTRANWGRAIGAYERTLVTPARFDDFLKGDENALNAPQLRGLRLFQKSGCADCHSGALLGGISYEKFGITSDYWSETKSPAIDKGRFTLTNKEEDLYVFKVPPLRNVAMTPPYFHDGSVRSLPEAVQIMARVQLGITLKSEEVQDIVSFLDSLTGTLPSNFTTAPQLPPAAFLTLP from the coding sequence ATGTTCCGTCATCTGCGTCCAATCCGAGTCGTGTGTGGAATCGCGGTGCTTGTCTGGGGTCTCTCCGACTGGATCGCGAGAATCCTGCCCGCTCAAGAAACCGTTTCGGCCAGGGAAACCATGAACGAAGCTTCGAAGGTCTTCGCTCCGTTGCCGAAATCCGATTCGAATCGCCTAGAAGGAGTGGCGGCCGAGCAGGTGGCCTTGGGACAGAAGTTGTTCTTCGACCCACGGATTTCGTCCGATGGCGTTCGCAGTTGCATGATTTGTCACCAGCCGGCGTTGTACGGAACGGACGGTCTGCCAGTGTCACGAGGAGCCGAAAATAAACCGTTTGTCCGAAACGCACCGACGGTGCTGAACAGCGCCCTCCAATTTCGAATTCATTGGGACGGGCGGTTTCCGTCCGTTGAAGAGCAGGCCGGAGCCGCTCTGCTGGGGCCTGGTTTTCACAACCCTTCCGACGAGGTTGTCATTTCGCGACTCGACGCGATTCCGGGATACATTGATCTCTTTCGCAACGCGTTCCCTGATGACAAGAGTCCCGTTACGAGAGCGAATTGGGGACGCGCGATCGGTGCCTACGAACGAACGCTGGTCACCCCCGCTCGTTTCGATGATTTCCTGAAAGGGGACGAAAACGCCCTGAATGCACCCCAGTTACGAGGTCTCCGATTGTTCCAGAAGTCTGGCTGCGCTGACTGCCATTCAGGGGCACTTCTGGGAGGAATTTCATATGAAAAATTCGGGATCACGAGTGATTACTGGAGCGAGACGAAAAGCCCTGCCATCGACAAGGGGCGTTTTACTCTGACGAACAAGGAAGAGGATCTCTACGTTTTCAAGGTCCCCCCTTTGCGGAACGTGGCGATGACGCCTCCGTATTTCCATGATGGATCCGTCAGGTCGCTGCCAGAGGCGGTACAGATTATGGCCAGGGTGCAGTTAGGAATCACGCTGAAGTCAGAAGAAGTGCAAGATATTGTGAGCTTCTTGGATAGCCTGACCGGTACCCTTCCTTCCAATTTCACCACCGCCCCGCAATTGCCACCGGCTGCGTTCCTGACACTCCCCTGA